Proteins encoded by one window of Gallaecimonas xiamenensis 3-C-1:
- a CDS encoding DUF5675 family protein, with amino-acid sequence MSSKTFTLRRRYFEHGTFGELVDNSGNRLAVTVECPWLNNQPGKSCIPEGTYTLAPHNSPSKGICLAISGPSLGVTVNGPSLRTHCLIHVANKASELEGCIAPGERFGVVSNEWAVLNSRNTLDKVLAAVGLEATLVVRGQ; translated from the coding sequence ATGTCCTCCAAAACTTTCACGCTTCGCCGCCGCTATTTTGAGCATGGCACCTTTGGTGAACTGGTCGACAACAGCGGTAACCGCCTTGCGGTCACTGTTGAATGCCCCTGGCTGAACAACCAGCCAGGTAAGAGCTGTATCCCCGAGGGAACCTACACCCTGGCCCCTCACAACAGCCCCAGCAAAGGCATCTGCCTGGCTATCTCGGGCCCCTCGCTTGGGGTCACGGTAAACGGCCCCAGTTTACGTACCCACTGCCTTATCCACGTTGCCAACAAGGCCAGCGAACTTGAGGGCTGCATTGCTCCGGGTGAGCGCTTCGGCGTGGTTAGCAATGAATGGGCGGTGCTCAACAGCCGCAACACCTTGGACAAGGTGTTGGCCGCCGTAGGCTTGGAAGCCACCCTGGTTGTCCGGGGGCAATGA
- a CDS encoding AAA family ATPase — translation MSVVELKTKTTSTIEQVQALINAGDTNGSAVARAIGVSPAAISQVLKGSYKGDTDRIVKALASWLELRNTRTNTLPTAPRFVETQTASNIFGALGYAHAAETISVVYGASGVGKTTAAREYARQHSNVWLITASPSCATTTEILFELALELRMDDAPRRKGQLSRAVKHRLQGTGGMVVVDEADHLEYAALEELRILQEQTGIGMVLMGNNRVYTQLTGGRRSEDFARLFSRIAKKMGVHKAKQTDVKAIAAAWGISGNGELALLQQIAERPGALRILNQTLRLAAMLAGGSDQSLGEQHIRAAFKDLEGNE, via the coding sequence ATGAGCGTTGTTGAACTGAAAACCAAAACCACCAGCACCATTGAACAGGTGCAGGCCCTGATTAACGCTGGTGATACCAATGGCTCTGCTGTTGCCCGCGCTATCGGCGTAAGCCCGGCAGCCATCAGCCAGGTACTCAAAGGCAGCTACAAAGGCGATACGGACCGCATCGTTAAGGCGCTGGCCAGTTGGCTTGAGCTGCGCAATACCCGCACCAACACGCTGCCCACTGCGCCCCGGTTCGTGGAAACCCAAACCGCCTCCAACATCTTTGGGGCATTGGGCTATGCCCATGCCGCCGAGACCATCAGCGTGGTGTATGGCGCATCAGGGGTGGGCAAAACCACTGCCGCCCGCGAGTACGCCAGGCAGCACAGCAATGTGTGGCTGATCACCGCCTCGCCCAGTTGCGCTACCACAACTGAAATCCTCTTTGAATTGGCGCTGGAGCTGCGCATGGACGATGCGCCACGGCGTAAGGGCCAGCTTAGCCGCGCCGTTAAGCACCGCCTGCAAGGCACCGGCGGCATGGTGGTGGTGGACGAAGCTGACCACCTCGAATACGCCGCCCTGGAAGAGCTGCGCATCCTCCAGGAGCAGACCGGCATCGGCATGGTGCTGATGGGCAACAACCGGGTTTACACCCAGCTGACCGGTGGCCGCCGCAGCGAGGATTTTGCCCGGCTGTTCTCCCGCATTGCCAAAAAGATGGGCGTGCACAAAGCCAAGCAAACCGACGTTAAAGCCATCGCCGCCGCCTGGGGCATCAGCGGCAACGGGGAGCTGGCACTACTGCAACAGATCGCCGAGCGCCCCGGCGCCCTGCGCATCTTGAACCAAACCCTGCGCCTGGCCGCGATGCTGGCCGGTGGCAGCGACCAATCCCTGGGCGAGCAGCACATCCGCGCCGCGTTCAAAGACCTCGAAGGCAACGAGTAA
- a CDS encoding LexA family transcriptional regulator encodes MNDEKKEQANGKGNGVPIVDSEKGTELFITRLRTLVNEAGGGRQFARNIGMSYSKLHNYMSGVSKPTLDSLIALAEGGGVSLDWLALGDENRHPKGQPKHDLEWVTAAEVAGLPGMPTTDKRVQEELEHLAADNTAMTRRRAGSRATEYHVALLPSQAREALKKAYEVKDTVASYEPSTDFMAEFSLIPGYRVQVSAGHGSFNGDDQPPVRHLAFRRKWLSFRGFAEKDLVIVWAKGDSMYPTIGNNDSLVINTARKTPKDGHIYVFRQDESLMVKRFQQRLDKWVLLSDNKVYPEIVVPKDEQHNFQVIGQVVHIAKDVGD; translated from the coding sequence ATGAATGACGAAAAAAAGGAACAAGCGAACGGGAAAGGGAACGGCGTTCCTATTGTTGATAGCGAGAAAGGAACTGAACTGTTCATCACTAGACTGAGAACGCTGGTTAATGAGGCCGGTGGCGGTCGACAGTTTGCGCGCAACATTGGCATGTCATACAGCAAGCTGCATAACTACATGTCTGGCGTTAGTAAGCCGACGCTGGACAGCCTTATTGCTTTGGCTGAGGGGGGAGGGGTTTCTTTGGACTGGCTCGCCCTTGGTGACGAAAATAGACACCCAAAGGGCCAACCTAAGCACGACTTGGAATGGGTAACGGCTGCTGAGGTAGCTGGGCTACCTGGCATGCCAACAACGGATAAGCGCGTCCAGGAAGAACTTGAGCATCTCGCAGCAGATAACACTGCTATGACGCGCAGGCGTGCAGGCTCCAGAGCAACGGAGTATCACGTAGCGTTGTTGCCATCACAGGCCAGAGAAGCCTTAAAAAAGGCATATGAGGTAAAAGACACGGTTGCGAGCTACGAACCCAGCACCGACTTCATGGCAGAGTTCTCGCTTATCCCTGGTTACCGAGTCCAGGTGTCAGCTGGACATGGCAGCTTCAACGGCGACGATCAGCCTCCAGTCCGGCATTTAGCATTCCGTCGCAAGTGGCTGTCTTTTAGAGGCTTTGCTGAAAAGGATCTGGTTATCGTTTGGGCCAAAGGCGACAGCATGTACCCAACGATAGGCAACAACGACAGCCTGGTTATAAACACGGCAAGGAAAACGCCTAAAGATGGCCACATATACGTCTTTAGGCAGGATGAATCGCTGATGGTCAAACGCTTTCAGCAGCGTCTCGACAAGTGGGTGCTGCTGTCAGATAACAAGGTTTACCCTGAGATAGTGGTACCCAAAGACGAACAGCACAACTTCCAGGTGATAGGTCAAGTGGTGCACATCGCCAAAGATGTGGGCGACTAG
- a CDS encoding transposase domain-containing protein, whose translation MTQGREWLSAAELTGLADLPGTERGMRKFLDRLAEAYPEKKRKRAGTKAFEYHYSLLPEHARAALLKRLGLVQLGNQTFAAPKTKAQRYSPEALWANWERAGDKAQAKAAERLELVNAVAMMVQSGTKLMDAYQFVADNFNAALPTLRRYWAMVKDIDPADWAPALLPKNKLVAQNIKDQRRAEVSPEAWDYLKAEYLRLEQPTFSACYLRTCAAAKKLGWQVPSEDSLRRRLDAEVPHEHQVLLRQGEHALMQLYPPQQRSVLDVAAMEWINGDGYQHNVFVKWHNGEVIRPKTWFWQDIRTRKIIGWRTDISENTDMIRLALLDVIDNYGIPSHITIDNTRAAANKWLTGGVPNRYRFKVKADDPLGLIPMLGIKLHWTSVFFGKGHGQAKPIERAFGVGGLEELVDKHPALAGSYTGPNPMAKPDNYGERAATVAEFERALAEGVAMFNARANRKTEACRGVLSFDDAFAESYAAATVRKASTEQRRLLLLSAEAVRVTRHGTITLDAGGKIAQRQNRYHHESLLAMVGQKVVVRFDPDALHSSVHLYTLNGLYLCEAACLEKVAFGSRSEGREHDRKRKQFVRANKDAATAHQAMSAMEAAQLLPEPEMPTTPAPAASELVHLRDGNTLRKATTRIEAAAEVVTDVDTETAFNRGVAQLMAQRNKDRL comes from the coding sequence ATGACACAAGGACGTGAATGGCTCTCTGCCGCCGAGCTTACCGGCTTGGCCGACCTGCCAGGTACCGAGCGCGGGATGCGCAAATTCCTGGACCGCTTGGCCGAGGCTTACCCGGAGAAAAAACGCAAACGTGCTGGTACCAAGGCCTTTGAGTATCACTACTCACTGCTGCCGGAACATGCCCGTGCTGCGCTGCTAAAACGGCTTGGCCTGGTGCAACTGGGCAACCAAACCTTTGCCGCTCCTAAAACCAAAGCTCAGCGCTATAGCCCCGAGGCACTGTGGGCGAATTGGGAACGGGCCGGAGACAAGGCCCAGGCCAAAGCCGCCGAGCGCCTGGAGCTGGTTAACGCGGTAGCGATGATGGTGCAGTCAGGCACCAAGCTGATGGATGCTTACCAGTTTGTGGCTGACAACTTCAACGCCGCTTTACCGACGCTGCGCCGCTATTGGGCGATGGTCAAAGACATCGACCCGGCCGACTGGGCACCGGCACTGCTGCCCAAAAACAAACTGGTGGCGCAGAACATTAAGGACCAGCGCCGGGCCGAAGTAAGCCCCGAGGCGTGGGACTACCTCAAAGCCGAGTACCTGCGTCTGGAACAACCCACCTTTAGTGCCTGTTATCTGCGTACCTGCGCCGCTGCCAAAAAGCTCGGCTGGCAAGTGCCAAGCGAAGACAGCCTGCGGCGCCGCCTTGACGCCGAAGTGCCGCACGAGCACCAGGTACTGCTGCGCCAGGGCGAGCACGCCTTAATGCAGCTTTACCCGCCCCAGCAGCGCAGTGTGCTGGATGTTGCAGCCATGGAGTGGATCAACGGCGACGGCTACCAACACAACGTGTTTGTGAAGTGGCACAACGGCGAAGTGATCCGCCCTAAAACGTGGTTTTGGCAGGACATTCGCACCCGCAAAATCATCGGCTGGCGCACGGATATCAGCGAGAACACCGACATGATCCGCCTGGCGCTGCTGGACGTGATCGACAACTACGGCATTCCCAGCCATATCACCATCGATAACACCCGCGCTGCCGCCAATAAGTGGCTGACGGGCGGCGTGCCCAACCGGTACCGGTTCAAGGTCAAAGCTGACGATCCACTTGGGCTTATTCCAATGCTGGGCATCAAGCTGCACTGGACCTCCGTTTTCTTCGGCAAGGGCCACGGCCAGGCCAAGCCCATCGAACGCGCCTTCGGCGTCGGCGGTCTGGAAGAGCTGGTCGACAAGCACCCGGCCCTGGCCGGCAGTTACACCGGCCCCAACCCCATGGCCAAGCCTGACAATTATGGTGAACGGGCGGCTACGGTAGCCGAGTTTGAGCGCGCCCTGGCCGAAGGCGTGGCGATGTTCAACGCCCGCGCCAACCGCAAAACCGAAGCCTGCCGGGGCGTGCTGAGCTTTGATGATGCCTTTGCCGAAAGCTACGCCGCCGCCACAGTGCGCAAAGCCAGTACCGAACAACGCCGCCTGTTGCTGCTGAGCGCCGAAGCGGTGCGCGTGACCAGGCACGGCACCATTACCTTGGATGCGGGCGGCAAAATAGCCCAGCGCCAGAACCGCTACCACCACGAAAGCCTGCTGGCCATGGTTGGCCAAAAGGTGGTGGTGCGGTTTGACCCCGACGCGCTGCACAGCAGCGTGCACCTCTACACCCTCAATGGCCTTTACCTGTGTGAAGCCGCGTGCCTTGAAAAAGTCGCGTTTGGCAGCCGCAGCGAGGGCCGCGAACACGACCGCAAACGCAAGCAATTTGTCCGGGCGAACAAGGACGCCGCCACCGCCCACCAGGCCATGTCAGCAATGGAAGCTGCCCAACTGTTACCCGAGCCAGAAATGCCTACCACGCCAGCCCCTGCGGCCAGCGAGCTGGTGCACCTGCGCGACGGCAACACCTTACGCAAAGCCACCACCCGCATTGAAGCTGCCGCCGAGGTTGTCACTGACGTTGACACCGAAACGGCCTTTAACCGGGGCGTTGCCCAACTGATGGCGCAGCGCAACAAAGACCGCCTTTAA
- a CDS encoding helix-turn-helix domain-containing protein: protein MHNKQESQKFPKMGTPAKDMHRADIIAALKKRGTSLSALSRDHGLSSGTLANAMARPWPKGERIIADAIGLEVNEIWPSRYPELQGESA from the coding sequence ATGCATAACAAACAAGAATCGCAGAAATTTCCCAAAATGGGAACTCCAGCCAAGGACATGCACCGCGCTGACATCATTGCAGCGCTTAAAAAACGCGGTACATCACTCAGCGCACTGTCACGAGACCACGGGTTGTCGTCTGGAACTTTGGCTAATGCCATGGCTCGCCCATGGCCAAAAGGCGAACGGATTATCGCTGATGCTATAGGGCTGGAAGTAAATGAGATCTGGCCAAGTAGATACCCAGAACTTCAAGGAGAGAGCGCATGA
- a CDS encoding gp16 family protein codes for MARSQLGLDDELYRQVLANLCSGKTSSKQLTIEQADAVLEHFKTRGFKPTVKQAVNDRRMSPKAGSGKVAEVDKIRAIWITMSQQGFVRDSSETALDKWVAKVTGVAHVGWLKTNSAAQALEALKKWHTREMEQALAPHWGAFAQSRLYITLGDYRRLGRAVHGGRWYEALCALYSKHQEAK; via the coding sequence GTGGCCCGCAGCCAGTTGGGCCTTGATGACGAGCTGTACCGGCAGGTGCTGGCCAACCTTTGCTCCGGTAAAACCTCCAGCAAGCAACTGACCATTGAACAGGCTGATGCGGTGCTGGAGCACTTCAAAACCCGAGGCTTTAAACCCACTGTTAAACAGGCTGTAAATGACCGTCGAATGAGCCCTAAAGCGGGGAGTGGCAAGGTGGCTGAGGTCGATAAAATTCGGGCTATTTGGATCACGATGAGCCAGCAAGGTTTTGTGCGTGACAGCTCAGAAACAGCGCTCGACAAGTGGGTGGCCAAGGTGACGGGTGTTGCGCATGTGGGGTGGCTAAAAACCAACAGCGCCGCCCAGGCCCTGGAAGCGCTCAAGAAATGGCACACCCGTGAAATGGAGCAGGCGCTGGCTCCGCATTGGGGGGCATTTGCCCAAAGCCGCCTTTACATCACCCTGGGTGATTACCGGCGCCTTGGCCGTGCCGTCCACGGCGGGCGGTGGTATGAGGCCCTGTGCGCCCTGTACAGCAAGCACCAGGAGGCGAAATGA
- a CDS encoding DUF3486 family protein: MSDRTTRGRRSKVDLLPEDIRRELDGMLRDGRLSQVEILEAVNELIEQSKLPEDMQLSRPGLNRYASKMEAVGKSLREMREITQVWTAELGNKPTGEVTKLILEMARSQLFKALLNESEGGEVADVGMIKDAMLAVQRLESAAMQSHKREKEIRQAYAAEAAAAVSEELRGEDGMSEQLEDRIRQILLGKA; the protein is encoded by the coding sequence ATGAGCGACAGAACCACCCGAGGGCGGCGCTCTAAGGTAGACCTGCTGCCGGAGGATATCCGCCGCGAACTGGACGGTATGCTGCGCGATGGCCGCTTGAGCCAGGTGGAGATCCTGGAGGCGGTGAACGAGCTTATTGAGCAGTCAAAGCTGCCAGAAGACATGCAGCTCAGTCGCCCTGGCCTTAACCGCTACGCCAGCAAAATGGAGGCGGTGGGCAAAAGCTTGCGGGAAATGCGCGAGATCACCCAGGTCTGGACAGCTGAGCTGGGCAACAAGCCCACCGGCGAAGTGACCAAGCTGATTCTTGAAATGGCCCGTAGCCAGCTGTTTAAGGCGCTTTTAAACGAGTCGGAAGGGGGCGAGGTTGCCGACGTGGGCATGATTAAAGACGCCATGCTGGCCGTCCAGCGCCTCGAATCGGCCGCCATGCAAAGCCACAAGCGCGAGAAAGAGATCCGCCAGGCCTACGCCGCCGAGGCGGCGGCGGCCGTCAGCGAAGAGCTGCGCGGTGAGGACGGCATGAGCGAGCAACTGGAAGACCGCATCCGCCAGATCCTGTTGGGGAAAGCCTGA
- a CDS encoding dicarboxylate/amino acid:cation symporter, whose translation MTKQQGKLGLTARIVIGMVLGFITGLICFYFTPTPVPGVKTEPGFIQTWLTQGLFQIGGQLFIASLKMLVVPLVFVSLVCGTCSLSDPSKLGRLSGKAIGLYLLTTAIAISLAISMALIVKPGVGVDRHVEEGYTPAAPPSLTDVFTNLVPTNPIEAMASGNMLQIIVFAVLFGVAVALSGKAGARIAKLFEDFNEVIMKLVTILMNLAPYGVFFLMAKLFAGSGLETLGNLIKYFLLVLAVLLMHAFISYPLLLKLLTRLNPFMFLRKMRDAALFAFSTASSNATLPVTLETVTKKLGAKNSIASFTVPLGATINMDGTAIMQGVATVFIAQVYGMDLSLTDFLMVVLTATLASVGTAGVPGVGLVMLAMVLTQVNLPVEGIGLIIGVDRLLDMTRTAVNITGDAMVTVAVAKSEGELDEEVFNDPAAARKEEEVHLPHRS comes from the coding sequence ATGACAAAACAACAAGGAAAACTGGGCCTTACGGCACGCATCGTCATAGGTATGGTGCTGGGTTTCATCACCGGACTCATCTGCTTCTATTTCACCCCTACCCCCGTACCCGGTGTTAAGACCGAACCCGGCTTCATCCAAACCTGGCTGACCCAGGGCCTGTTCCAGATCGGGGGGCAGCTCTTTATCGCCTCCTTGAAGATGCTGGTGGTGCCCCTGGTGTTCGTGTCCCTGGTGTGCGGTACCTGCTCCTTGTCCGATCCCAGCAAGCTGGGCCGGCTGTCTGGCAAGGCCATAGGCCTGTACCTGCTGACCACCGCCATCGCCATTAGCCTGGCCATCTCCATGGCGCTGATCGTCAAGCCCGGTGTCGGCGTGGACCGCCATGTCGAAGAGGGTTACACCCCGGCGGCGCCGCCGTCTTTGACCGATGTGTTCACCAACCTGGTGCCCACCAACCCCATCGAAGCCATGGCTTCGGGCAACATGCTGCAGATCATCGTCTTCGCAGTGCTGTTTGGGGTGGCCGTGGCCCTGTCCGGCAAGGCCGGTGCGCGTATCGCCAAGCTCTTTGAAGACTTCAACGAAGTGATCATGAAGCTGGTCACCATCTTGATGAACCTGGCCCCCTACGGCGTGTTCTTCCTGATGGCCAAGCTTTTTGCCGGCAGCGGCCTTGAGACCCTGGGCAACCTTATCAAGTACTTCCTGCTGGTGCTGGCGGTGCTGCTGATGCACGCCTTTATCAGCTACCCGCTGCTGCTCAAGCTGCTGACCCGCCTCAACCCCTTTATGTTCCTGCGCAAGATGCGTGACGCCGCCCTCTTTGCCTTCTCCACCGCCTCCAGCAACGCCACCCTGCCGGTGACCCTGGAGACCGTGACCAAGAAGCTGGGTGCCAAGAACAGCATTGCCTCCTTTACCGTGCCCCTGGGTGCCACCATCAACATGGACGGCACCGCCATCATGCAAGGGGTGGCCACCGTCTTTATCGCCCAGGTTTATGGCATGGATCTGAGCCTGACCGACTTCCTGATGGTGGTGCTGACCGCCACCCTGGCCTCGGTGGGCACCGCCGGTGTGCCCGGGGTAGGCCTGGTGATGCTGGCCATGGTGCTGACCCAGGTGAACCTGCCGGTGGAAGGTATCGGCCTTATCATCGGTGTCGACCGCCTGCTGGACATGACCCGCACCGCCGTGAACATCACCGGCGACGCCATGGTGACGGTGGCCGTGGCCAAATCCGAGGGGGAGCTGGACGAGGAGGTCTTTAACGACCCGGCCGCTGCCCGCAAGGAAGAAGAGGTGCACCTGCCGCACCGCAGCTGA
- a CDS encoding Mor transcription activator family protein encodes MAEQQLDMMGTDLDQILAHLDQLSDSDVKKLWPQTLVNLVEVFEAAFKREGLSEDDAKGLAKVAVVSQAHYMGGRTFYLPRDERLKKALRNIRIWQEFTGRNKHELLEKYQLTMSQLVNIINEQKALQTAKVQMQLL; translated from the coding sequence ATGGCTGAGCAACAACTGGACATGATGGGCACCGACCTGGACCAAATTCTGGCGCACCTGGACCAACTGAGCGACAGCGACGTCAAGAAGCTGTGGCCACAAACATTGGTTAACCTGGTTGAGGTGTTTGAGGCCGCCTTCAAACGAGAGGGCTTAAGCGAGGATGACGCCAAAGGTCTGGCTAAGGTGGCGGTGGTCAGCCAGGCCCATTACATGGGCGGCAGAACCTTCTACCTGCCGCGAGACGAACGGCTGAAAAAGGCGCTTCGTAATATCCGTATCTGGCAGGAGTTTACAGGCCGGAATAAGCATGAGCTGCTGGAGAAGTATCAGCTCACCATGTCGCAACTGGTTAATATCATCAACGAACAAAAAGCACTACAGACGGCCAAGGTGCAGATGCAACTGCTGTAG
- a CDS encoding DUF3025 domain-containing protein: MTETDVDWQTTFLDQGLYQDLATLFTALGQAADFPDLAQLGQWLAPGTQTLSGQPVQFCADAPSDYYEAQVLASGRVPTRERNWHDLFNALAWALFPRAKAMLNGQHVADIDAHGLHPRTLRRDSLTLFDECGVLVVASDLSLLEDLRQHRWQSAFVARRGAWGRQIEGRVFGHAVYEQGLTPYLGLTAKMFPVLVEADYFAWNIKDRYGYLDQVLALALAGDALKDKALLSPLPLLGVPGWWPANAAADFYDNTQYFRSLSRPRPPL, translated from the coding sequence ATGACAGAGACCGACGTGGACTGGCAAACCACCTTCCTTGACCAGGGGCTCTACCAGGACCTGGCGACCCTGTTTACGGCCCTGGGGCAAGCCGCAGACTTCCCAGATCTGGCCCAGCTGGGCCAATGGCTGGCCCCCGGCACCCAGACCCTGTCCGGCCAGCCGGTGCAGTTTTGTGCCGACGCTCCAAGCGATTATTACGAAGCCCAGGTATTGGCCAGTGGCCGGGTGCCCACCCGCGAGCGTAACTGGCACGACCTGTTCAACGCCCTGGCCTGGGCCCTTTTTCCCCGGGCCAAGGCCATGCTCAACGGCCAGCACGTGGCCGATATCGACGCCCATGGCCTGCACCCAAGGACCTTGCGCCGGGACAGCCTGACCCTCTTTGATGAGTGCGGGGTGCTGGTGGTGGCAAGTGACCTGTCGCTGCTTGAGGATCTGCGCCAGCACCGCTGGCAGTCCGCCTTTGTGGCCAGGCGCGGCGCCTGGGGCCGGCAGATTGAAGGGCGGGTCTTTGGCCACGCGGTCTACGAGCAGGGCCTGACCCCTTATTTGGGGCTGACCGCCAAGATGTTCCCGGTGCTGGTGGAGGCCGACTACTTTGCCTGGAACATCAAGGACCGCTACGGCTACCTGGACCAGGTGCTGGCCCTGGCCTTGGCCGGCGATGCCCTGAAGGACAAGGCGCTGCTCTCCCCCTTGCCGCTGCTGGGGGTGCCGGGCTGGTGGCCGGCCAACGCAGCGGCGGACTTTTACGACAATACCCAGTATTTCAGGTCTTTGAGCCGGCCCCGGCCGCCCTTATGA
- a CDS encoding DUF2730 family protein, whose amino-acid sequence MGWLNPEWSPLYIALASLALSVVVALLQLTFAKRQELNDLARMVDGLERRIEDLPSQRDLHELSIKIADLNGQIQGIAPALKRMERIGDLLLENELKGGDRK is encoded by the coding sequence ATGGGATGGCTTAACCCGGAGTGGTCGCCGCTGTATATCGCCCTGGCCAGCCTGGCGCTAAGCGTTGTGGTGGCCCTGCTGCAACTGACCTTTGCCAAGCGGCAGGAGCTGAACGACCTGGCCCGAATGGTAGACGGCCTGGAACGGCGCATCGAAGACCTGCCAAGCCAGCGCGATCTGCACGAGCTGAGCATCAAAATTGCCGACCTTAATGGCCAGATACAGGGCATTGCCCCGGCACTTAAACGCATGGAGCGCATCGGCGATCTGTTATTGGAAAACGAACTGAAAGGGGGTGACCGCAAATGA
- a CDS encoding DUF3164 family protein — translation MSTNTQTGYRKNALGHLVPEDKIKPIDVIRDDLVMRLVQQAQAEQQRLAAFKAGAMSEIASFVELSAEQYNVNWGGRKGNVSLTSYDGEYQVQLAQGEHRKFDERIQAAKSLIDQCIGEWSEGASSELRALIDHAFRVNKEGHIDVNQVLSLRKLSIEHPTWLAAMDAIADSINVVGTSSYLRLYQRDEQGRYKQLSLDIAKL, via the coding sequence ATGTCCACTAACACCCAAACCGGCTATCGCAAAAACGCCCTTGGCCACCTGGTGCCCGAAGACAAGATAAAGCCCATTGACGTTATCCGTGACGACTTGGTGATGCGCCTTGTGCAGCAGGCCCAGGCTGAGCAGCAGCGCCTGGCCGCCTTTAAGGCTGGCGCAATGAGTGAGATTGCCTCGTTCGTGGAGCTGTCTGCCGAGCAGTACAACGTCAACTGGGGCGGCCGCAAAGGGAACGTCAGTTTGACCAGCTACGACGGTGAATACCAAGTGCAGCTGGCACAGGGCGAGCACCGCAAGTTTGACGAACGCATTCAAGCCGCCAAGAGCCTGATTGACCAGTGCATCGGCGAATGGTCAGAAGGCGCCAGCAGTGAGCTGCGGGCGCTGATTGACCACGCCTTTAGGGTCAACAAGGAAGGGCACATCGACGTTAACCAGGTGCTGAGCCTGCGCAAGCTTTCCATTGAGCACCCCACATGGCTGGCCGCCATGGACGCCATTGCCGACTCCATCAATGTGGTGGGCACCAGCAGCTACCTGCGCCTGTACCAGCGGGATGAGCAGGGCCGGTACAAACAGCTGTCCCTTGATATCGCCAAGCTGTGA
- a CDS encoding TraR/DksA family transcriptional regulator has protein sequence MPDLFDRASELEEQQRQRALSAHAAIRQPAQDKDAQGRVWCIDCGVQVSPKRLVLLPSAPRCVDCQEIAELRSRHGMA, from the coding sequence ATGCCTGATCTGTTTGACCGCGCCAGCGAGCTTGAAGAGCAGCAGCGCCAACGGGCGCTGTCTGCGCATGCCGCCATACGCCAGCCCGCACAGGACAAAGACGCTCAAGGCCGGGTGTGGTGCATTGATTGTGGCGTGCAGGTGTCACCCAAGCGGCTGGTGCTGCTGCCATCGGCGCCGCGCTGTGTGGATTGCCAGGAAATAGCCGAGCTAAGGAGCCGCCATGGGATGGCTTAA